Proteins encoded in a region of the Flavobacterium sp. MDT1-60 genome:
- a CDS encoding RHS repeat domain-containing protein: MNIKLLQKIEELTLYTIEYTDGGDAGKTIITDFTYDAKKRLETTTETTGYGAVFKIKLEYDAWGRVEKETKTASLNGKTSTSGTQNEYKNGFAYKIYEIKNGQKTKTLWETTEVNAQGQLTKATLGNGIAINNIYDSYGYVTTAKHTLGMTTTMELGTNFDTQRGNLKWRKNSLFGNVTENFDYDSQDRLIQYPNAQGVQENQTYEDDGRIKSNKLGTYNYGNSNKKYQNTSIALTASALPDYQNKPLQTVSYNTFKSPVEIVEDGKDKISFVYNAHNNRSVMFYGGLGLKETRTYRKHYSADGTMEIKENTQTGAIEFVTYIGGDGYSAPVVYKKAYSNVGAIQEQTLYLHRDYQGSILAITNETGAIVEKRKFDAWGAIEKVQDGAGNILNDLTILDRGYTGHEHLQSVGLIHMNGRLYDPKLHRFLQPDNYVQDPGNTQNYNRYGYVLNNPLKYTDPSGEFKINLNDIIAGVAIAVGTVLSATGVWAPVGAVLIGAGVAHFGAAYAEYTKTGDWNAASNNAGISFSATVTTDFGYDDSKNHIPGVTQNAPVVGPKTSDSFLGITGALPIAGATWAEGAAGTALAEGTLEWIALDAVTPDPLDAAWPKWVGYGIAGGGAAAYLYSGDYIEKMTREIEGIKRRTLGPQGFVYELVATKNGPYPNLNTGGTIDLKIGDVWKYGQTTQGFGRYSLNKLEEKGLKMVPIPPGGNQMEILIQEKYYIYGYYFYTGERPPGNPIFR, from the coding sequence ATGAATATTAAACTTTTACAGAAAATTGAAGAATTGACCTTGTACACAATTGAGTATACTGACGGTGGGGATGCAGGGAAAACAATTATTACCGATTTTACCTACGACGCTAAAAAACGACTAGAGACCACGACAGAAACTACAGGCTATGGTGCTGTTTTTAAAATTAAATTAGAATACGATGCTTGGGGCAGGGTTGAAAAAGAAACCAAAACGGCATCTTTAAACGGAAAAACTAGCACCTCTGGTACGCAAAATGAGTACAAAAATGGCTTTGCATATAAAATATACGAAATAAAAAATGGCCAAAAGACCAAAACTCTTTGGGAAACAACTGAGGTAAATGCTCAAGGGCAGCTGACAAAAGCGACACTAGGAAATGGAATTGCTATTAATAATATATATGACAGCTATGGTTATGTAACTACCGCAAAGCACACTTTGGGCATGACCACCACTATGGAATTAGGGACCAATTTTGACACGCAACGTGGCAATCTTAAGTGGCGTAAAAATAGCCTTTTTGGAAATGTTACCGAAAATTTTGATTATGATAGCCAGGATCGTCTTATACAGTACCCTAATGCACAAGGTGTGCAGGAAAATCAGACCTATGAAGACGATGGGCGTATTAAATCTAACAAATTAGGAACGTACAATTATGGTAATTCAAATAAAAAATACCAAAATACCTCGATAGCATTAACTGCCTCGGCTTTACCTGATTATCAAAACAAACCCTTACAGACGGTTAGTTATAACACTTTTAAGAGTCCTGTAGAAATAGTAGAAGATGGTAAAGACAAAATAAGCTTTGTGTATAATGCCCACAACAATCGTAGTGTTATGTTTTATGGAGGATTAGGGCTTAAAGAAACACGAACTTATCGTAAACATTACAGTGCCGATGGTACTATGGAGATCAAAGAAAATACCCAAACAGGAGCGATTGAGTTCGTAACTTATATTGGTGGTGATGGGTACTCGGCGCCGGTTGTTTATAAAAAAGCATATAGTAATGTAGGAGCTATACAAGAACAAACATTATATTTGCATAGAGATTATCAAGGGAGTATCTTGGCAATAACCAATGAGACAGGAGCTATAGTAGAAAAAAGAAAGTTTGACGCTTGGGGAGCTATTGAAAAAGTACAGGATGGTGCAGGTAATATATTAAACGATCTTACTATTCTTGACAGAGGTTACACAGGGCATGAACACTTACAAAGCGTAGGTCTAATACACATGAATGGACGTCTGTATGATCCTAAACTCCACCGTTTCCTGCAGCCTGATAATTATGTACAAGATCCTGGTAATACCCAAAATTACAATCGTTATGGGTATGTACTAAACAACCCTCTAAAATACACGGATCCTAGTGGGGAGTTTAAAATTAACTTGAATGACATAATTGCGGGAGTGGCAATCGCTGTTGGAACAGTTTTGTCTGCAACTGGAGTTTGGGCTCCAGTTGGAGCTGTATTAATTGGAGCTGGAGTAGCACATTTTGGTGCTGCATATGCTGAATATACTAAAACAGGAGATTGGAACGCCGCATCAAATAATGCAGGAATTAGTTTTAGTGCAACCGTAACTACTGATTTTGGTTATGATGATTCGAAAAATCATATTCCTGGTGTTACTCAAAATGCACCTGTTGTTGGTCCTAAAACTAGTGACTCATTTTTGGGAATTACAGGAGCTTTACCGATAGCAGGAGCTACTTGGGCAGAAGGAGCAGCAGGAACGGCCTTGGCAGAAGGCACATTGGAGTGGATAGCTCTGGATGCAGTGACGCCTGATCCATTAGATGCTGCCTGGCCTAAATGGGTAGGATATGGAATAGCTGGTGGTGGTGCTGCAGCTTATCTTTATTCAGGTGATTATATTGAGAAAATGACTCGTGAAATTGAGGGAATAAAAAGACGAACATTAGGCCCACAAGGGTTTGTCTATGAATTAGTAGCAACAAAAAATGGTCCTTATCCGAATTTAAATACAGGAGGTACAATTGATTTAAAGATTGGAGATGTTTGGAAGTACGGTCAAACCACTCAAGGATTTGGAAGATATTCATTAAATAAACTTGAAGAAAAAGGATTAAAGATGGTACCAATCCCACCTGGAGGAAATCAAATGGAAATATTAATTCAAGAAAAATATTACATATATGGATATTATTTCTATACCGGTGAAAGACCTCCAGGAAATCCAATTTTTAGATAA
- a CDS encoding transposase produces MKDGYVIRDQKLPHFITSTVVDWIDVFTRQTYRDIVIECLDYCIKNKGMILYGYVIMSNHIHLIVQSEEGKLSDLIRDFKKFIAKNILDKIQNSPESRREWMLERFKLATQKHQRNKEYQLWQYGNHAEEIYSTTFMWSKLHYIHLNPVRSGLVAKASDYIYSSASNYVNDSGLLEIEKVDNPIVNVLDPRSIALYDLY; encoded by the coding sequence ATGAAAGACGGATATGTAATTCGGGATCAAAAGCTACCTCATTTTATAACATCAACAGTTGTAGACTGGATTGATGTTTTTACACGTCAAACTTATAGAGATATTGTTATTGAATGTTTAGATTATTGTATTAAAAATAAAGGAATGATTTTGTATGGTTATGTTATTATGAGTAATCATATTCATTTAATTGTTCAGTCTGAAGAAGGTAAGCTATCTGATTTAATAAGAGATTTTAAAAAATTTATAGCAAAAAACATTTTAGATAAAATTCAGAATAGTCCTGAAAGCAGAAGAGAATGGATGCTGGAACGTTTTAAGCTTGCAACTCAAAAACATCAGCGTAATAAAGAATATCAATTGTGGCAATATGGTAATCATGCTGAGGAAATTTATTCCACGACATTTATGTGGTCTAAGTTGCATTACATACATTTGAATCCTGTGAGATCAGGATTGGTTGCAAAAGCTTCAGATTATATTTACTCAAGCGCAAGCAATTATGTTAATGATTCGGGATTATTGGAAATTGAAAAAGTTGATAACCCAATAGTAAATGTATTAGATCCGAGATCAATAGCTCTTTACGATTTATATTGA
- a CDS encoding PRC-barrel domain-containing protein, translating to MENKDKNLYRLDELSNYKIASNYSDVRGWKIVDADNHTIGKIDNLWVNKDMQRVVYLDVKLDKGLIDDNRNEVRDVIANDNGKGFIYKEGDSHIIIPIGSVNINKDTKIVMANSIGYDTFRNTSRYNRQYNFDRDYERRVMKSYYPENDPGPGYDSDDDAFYNRREFDNH from the coding sequence ATGGAAAATAAAGACAAAAACTTATATAGACTGGACGAACTATCTAATTATAAAATTGCTTCAAATTATTCTGATGTAAGAGGATGGAAGATAGTAGACGCTGACAACCATACAATAGGCAAAATTGATAATCTGTGGGTTAATAAAGATATGCAGCGCGTAGTCTACCTGGATGTGAAATTAGATAAAGGATTAATAGACGACAACCGTAATGAGGTGCGTGATGTTATAGCGAACGACAATGGAAAGGGATTTATCTATAAAGAAGGAGACAGCCATATAATCATACCAATTGGATCTGTAAACATAAATAAAGATACGAAAATTGTTATGGCTAACAGTATTGGTTATGATACATTTAGAAACACAAGCAGATATAACAGGCAGTATAATTTTGACAGGGACTATGAAAGAAGAGTAATGAAGTCCTATTATCCTGAAAATGATCCTGGCCCCGGCTATGATAGTGATGATGACGCTTTTTACAACCGCAGGGAATTTGATAACCACTAG
- a CDS encoding S8 family serine peptidase — protein sequence MKKQITFLFFMITIISFSQSAEKWKRYIKKENERKFEKYYFTSLENAHQNKYKVVKKLDSTFCIIENENLRFDQSLKKNLPVNSLWKLPSNFSNHEEKKQYIIATDTIEALITELKSVRISDIKILDNHLVIINSDSKKITDEIIGLNNVSSISQESLHPKAESKIIDQNFSINSINKANINFPLLTGENQVVSIKDDFFDLNDIDLLNKHITSQTQSANVTSHATAMATIVSGLGNSSALGKGVVQKAKIQSSDFLNIYPDEVATLEGAATQNHSYGTLIENFYGSLANAYDFQLFSNADLTHCFSSGNSGLQGYKSITGNFKQSKNSIVLGCINQNEIIMPFSSKGPAYDGRVKPELVAFSTQGTSNSTALATGIITLMKQHYKTINNTSLTNALTKAILINSAKDLGNTGPDFTYGYGNINANKSLKTISENRIISGNLTSGQTNSHTIKVPSNAENLKITLVWNDLPAAINSNISLVNDLDIEVISADNTTFLPWILNPDAPEQQAVRGKDKINTIEQVTSENPVSGSYTINIIGSYVSNTSQEYSIAYEYELENQFEWNYPIHNDNFPYDGKTISPFKWDSSFSGIQGQLSISYNNGQTWEIIANSINLDSEQFTYTPAEQKFSKAKLKMTIANTDYISDSFTISYDLNISTSLVCDGTTEINWDKPADVASFNIYQLTGDHLEFKEQITNATYTYTDGKTYTVIPVFDNSEGIKSESTLQYAQNSNCYFELALAEIFEENNVKINASLFSLYNIKRIELVKMINNAESVISTINDINSKTFSFLDAAPIKGSNKYKINIILENNNVISSLILDANYLGNDLFFVQPTLLSKNEELNIEAKKEQNAIFYLYNISGQSIITHPLLSKTTNINLKNTASGIYIYKIITSLGEMQTGKIAVF from the coding sequence ATGAAGAAACAAATTACCTTCCTCTTTTTTATGATAACTATAATCAGTTTCTCGCAAAGTGCTGAAAAATGGAAACGATACATCAAAAAAGAAAACGAAAGAAAATTTGAGAAATACTATTTTACATCTTTAGAAAATGCACATCAAAACAAATACAAGGTTGTAAAAAAACTGGACAGTACTTTTTGTATTATTGAAAATGAAAATTTACGATTTGACCAGTCTTTAAAAAAAAATCTTCCCGTTAATAGTTTATGGAAATTACCCTCAAATTTTTCAAATCATGAGGAAAAAAAACAGTATATAATTGCAACTGATACAATCGAAGCTTTAATTACTGAATTGAAATCAGTTCGTATTTCTGATATTAAAATACTCGATAACCATCTTGTGATCATAAACAGTGATTCGAAAAAAATTACTGATGAAATCATAGGGTTGAACAATGTGTCTTCTATTTCGCAAGAATCCCTACATCCAAAAGCTGAATCTAAAATAATAGATCAAAATTTTAGTATAAATTCTATAAATAAAGCGAATATTAATTTTCCTCTTTTAACAGGCGAAAATCAGGTTGTTTCTATCAAAGATGATTTTTTTGATCTAAATGATATAGACCTGTTAAATAAACACATTACTTCTCAAACACAATCGGCTAATGTAACGAGCCATGCAACAGCTATGGCAACTATAGTTTCCGGATTAGGAAATAGTTCTGCATTAGGAAAAGGAGTCGTTCAAAAGGCTAAAATACAATCGTCTGACTTTTTGAATATTTATCCCGATGAAGTAGCAACTTTAGAGGGTGCAGCCACCCAAAATCATTCCTACGGCACATTGATTGAGAATTTTTATGGCTCCCTCGCTAATGCCTATGACTTTCAATTATTCTCAAATGCAGATTTGACGCATTGCTTTTCCTCGGGTAATAGTGGACTCCAGGGTTATAAATCTATTACGGGTAATTTCAAGCAATCTAAAAACAGTATTGTATTGGGTTGTATTAACCAAAATGAAATAATTATGCCGTTTTCATCAAAAGGCCCAGCCTATGACGGACGTGTAAAACCAGAGTTAGTGGCCTTTAGCACACAGGGAACTTCAAATTCTACAGCATTAGCTACAGGAATTATTACGTTGATGAAGCAACATTATAAAACAATAAACAATACCTCTTTGACGAATGCGCTCACAAAAGCAATTTTAATTAATAGTGCAAAAGATTTAGGCAACACAGGCCCGGATTTCACCTATGGCTATGGTAATATCAATGCTAATAAAAGTTTAAAAACCATCAGCGAAAATAGAATTATATCTGGTAATTTGACATCTGGACAGACTAATTCACATACCATTAAGGTTCCGTCAAATGCAGAAAACTTAAAAATCACATTAGTATGGAATGATTTGCCCGCTGCAATCAATAGTAATATAAGTTTGGTAAACGATTTAGATATAGAAGTAATTTCGGCTGACAATACCACTTTTTTACCCTGGATTCTTAATCCTGATGCTCCAGAGCAACAAGCTGTAAGAGGTAAAGATAAAATTAATACTATAGAGCAAGTAACTAGTGAAAACCCAGTATCCGGATCTTATACTATCAACATTATTGGTTCATACGTCTCCAATACGTCTCAGGAATACAGCATCGCTTACGAGTATGAATTGGAAAATCAATTTGAATGGAACTACCCTATTCATAATGATAATTTCCCTTATGACGGAAAAACTATTTCGCCTTTCAAATGGGATTCTTCATTTTCTGGTATTCAAGGACAATTGTCTATTAGTTACAATAATGGACAGACTTGGGAAATTATTGCGAATAGTATAAATCTGGATAGTGAACAATTTACTTATACCCCTGCAGAACAAAAATTTTCAAAAGCAAAATTAAAAATGACCATTGCTAATACCGATTATATCTCTGATAGCTTTACGATTTCTTATGATTTGAATATCAGTACGAGTTTAGTTTGTGATGGTACAACAGAAATTAATTGGGACAAACCTGCCGATGTTGCTTCATTTAATATTTATCAACTTACAGGAGATCATTTAGAATTTAAAGAGCAAATAACAAACGCTACTTACACCTATACTGACGGAAAAACTTACACTGTTATTCCTGTATTTGACAATAGCGAAGGAATAAAAAGTGAATCAACATTACAGTATGCTCAAAACTCAAATTGTTATTTTGAGTTGGCTTTGGCAGAAATTTTTGAAGAGAATAATGTAAAGATCAATGCCAGTCTTTTTAGCTTGTACAATATTAAAAGAATTGAGTTAGTAAAAATGATTAATAATGCCGAAAGTGTTATTAGCACCATAAATGATATCAATTCAAAAACATTCTCCTTTTTAGATGCTGCCCCGATAAAGGGCAGCAATAAATATAAAATCAATATAATTTTAGAAAACAATAATGTAATAAGTTCTCTAATTCTTGATGCTAATTATTTAGGCAATGATTTGTTTTTTGTCCAGCCCACACTATTAAGTAAAAATGAAGAATTAAATATTGAAGCAAAAAAAGAGCAAAACGCTATTTTCTATTTATATAATATTAGTGGACAAAGTATTATTACGCACCCCTTACTTTCTAAAACCACTAACATCAATCTGAAAAATACTGCTTCAGGAATTTATATCTATAAAATAATTACAAGCTTAGGCGAAATGCAAACAGGAAAAATTGCAGTTTTTTAA